The Streptomyces sp. NBC_00483 genome contains the following window.
GAGCATGAACATCCAGCAGCAGCCACCCGCGCGCACATCCAACGCCGCACACACCGTCCTGGTCGTGGAGGACGACGCCAGCATCCGTACCCTGCTCACCTCCGCGCTCAGCGCGGCCGGCTACGCCGTGGCGAGCGCGGCCGGCGGGCAGGAGGCCATGTTCGAGGCGGGCAGCCGCCGGCCCGACCTGATCGTCCTCGACGTGATGCTGCCCGACACCGACGGCTTCGAGGTCACCCGAGCCCTGCGCGCCCAGGGCGTCTACACACCCGTGCTGTTCCTCACCGCACGGACCGGGGTCGAGGACCGCATCATCGGCCTGAGCTCGGGCGGCGACGACTATGTCACCAAGCCGTTCCACGTCCAGGAGGTGCTGCTGCGCATCCGCGCCATCCTGCGCCGCACGGGGATCTCCGCCTCCGCCACCGGTGCCCGGCCACCTTTGCGGTACACCGACCTCACCTTGGACGAGGACACCCACGAAGTGCGTCGCGCGGGCCGCCTGCTGAAACTGTCACCCACCGAATTCCGGCTCCTGGCCTGCCTGTTGTCCCATCCCGAACGCGTCATGGAGAAGGCCGAGATCCTCCAGCAGGTGTGGCGCTACGACTTCTCCGGTGACACCCGGATCGTCGACACCTACGTCAAGAACCTGCGCCGCAAGATCGACCAGGACGGTCCCGCGCTGATACACACCGTGCGCGGCGTCGGCTACTGCCTGCGGCTGCCGCGTGGCGAGTCCGACGCGGTGACACGGTGACGCGCCCGCGCCTACGACGCCTGCGTAAACGGCTGCGGCTACGGCTCCGGTTGCCGCGTTCCCTGCGCAGCCGTCTCGTGCTGATTGCGGGCCTGCTGGCCACCAGCGCCGTCCTGCTGTGCCAGCTGGCCGCCCTGACCGTGCTGCGCGGCTGGCTCACCGACCAGGTGGACAACCAGCTCTTCCACTTCCGTCCCCCGGGCCGGGTCTACGAAGACATCAAGACCGACGGCACACTGCGAGGACCGCCGAGGTCCGACAACACGCTGCCCTCCGACTACCGCGTCCACTTCTACGACGAGAACGGCCGGCTGCTCGGCGACTCCCTGGGCAGCAGCGACGCACCGGGCCCACAACTCCCGCAGCGCGCCGCCGACTTGCACCTGACCGCCCGGCAGCCGAGCACGGTCCCGGCCGAGGACGGCGCGGGGTCCGACTGGCGAGCGATCTCCTACTCCGGGCCCGACCACATGCGCGCCGTCGTCACCCTGCCCCTGGACACCGTGGACGGCGCCACCACCAAACTCCTGTGGGTCAGCCTCGGCCTCGGTGTCGCCGTCGCGGTCGGGGTGGTCGTCCTCGGCAACGGCGCCGTCCGCCTGGGACTTCGCCCGCTCACCCGCGTCGAGCACACCGCCCAGCACATCACCGAGGGCGCCCTCGAACTCAACGTCCCCGGAACGGACCCGGACACCGAGGTCGGCCGCCTCGGCCTGGCCCTCAACACCATGCTCGACCGACTGCGCACGGCGCTGCACCGCACAGAGGCCTCGGAACAGCAGCTACGCCGCTTCCTCGCGGACGCGGGGCACGAACTGCGCACCCCGCTCACGGCCGTCCAGGGATTCGCCGAACTCCTCCTCGACGCACCCGACATGGCGGACCGGCGCCGTCACGAGGCACACACCCTGATCGCCCACAACGCCGACCGGATGAGCCGCCTCGTCGACGACCTGTTCCTCCTCGCCAAGCTCGGTGAGGGCGGCGACACCCACCCGCCCACCACGCACCGCGAACCCGTCGACCTCCTCTCCCTGGCGGCCGACGCCATCGCCACCACCGCGATACGCCACCCCCGCCGAGCCATCACCCTGGAACCCCTCGGCGGCCGCACAGGCGACTGCGGTGTCGGCTCCACCCCTGACCCCAACCCCGACCCCGACGGCCCCG
Protein-coding sequences here:
- a CDS encoding HAMP domain-containing sensor histidine kinase; protein product: MTRPRLRRLRKRLRLRLRLPRSLRSRLVLIAGLLATSAVLLCQLAALTVLRGWLTDQVDNQLFHFRPPGRVYEDIKTDGTLRGPPRSDNTLPSDYRVHFYDENGRLLGDSLGSSDAPGPQLPQRAADLHLTARQPSTVPAEDGAGSDWRAISYSGPDHMRAVVTLPLDTVDGATTKLLWVSLGLGVAVAVGVVVLGNGAVRLGLRPLTRVEHTAQHITEGALELNVPGTDPDTEVGRLGLALNTMLDRLRTALHRTEASEQQLRRFLADAGHELRTPLTAVQGFAELLLDAPDMADRRRHEAHTLIAHNADRMSRLVDDLFLLAKLGEGGDTHPPTTHREPVDLLSLAADAIATTAIRHPRRAITLEPLGGRTGDCGVGSTPDPNPDPDGPDPEHDLDIVEAPGDPHQLAQVLGNLLSNACAHTPADTRIRVRVGAARTPAEQGPGSGVTLPPGTPVSVVEVADSGPGIEPAEAPHVFDRFYRATPPTSCDEPADPDPEAAPEPGSGLGLAIASAIAAAHGGRLELDNHPGAGCTFRLLLPNSATAPNSATTPKVDQG
- a CDS encoding response regulator transcription factor, with the translated sequence MNIQQQPPARTSNAAHTVLVVEDDASIRTLLTSALSAAGYAVASAAGGQEAMFEAGSRRPDLIVLDVMLPDTDGFEVTRALRAQGVYTPVLFLTARTGVEDRIIGLSSGGDDYVTKPFHVQEVLLRIRAILRRTGISASATGARPPLRYTDLTLDEDTHEVRRAGRLLKLSPTEFRLLACLLSHPERVMEKAEILQQVWRYDFSGDTRIVDTYVKNLRRKIDQDGPALIHTVRGVGYCLRLPRGESDAVTR